The following coding sequences lie in one Cyanobacterium sp. Dongsha4 genomic window:
- the fusA gene encoding elongation factor G yields MKKDLSKYRNIGIFAHVDAGKTTTTERILKLTGKIHKLGEVHEGAATTDFMEQEQERGITIQSAATSCFWKDHQFNIIDTPGHVDFTIEVYRSLKVLDGGIGVFCGSGGVEPQSETNWRYANESKVARIIYVNKLDRTGANFYNVVKQVEDILAAKPLVMVLPIGIETEFKGVVDLLTRKAWIWDDSGDPEKYVIEDVPEDMKEDVEMYREQLIETAVEQDDSLMEKYLEGEEISIDEIKSCIRKGTMNLSFFPTYCGSSFKNKGVQLVLDAVVDYLPAPNEVPPQPIVDLEGNETGEFAKVDPDESLKALAFKIMDDRYGALTFTRIYSGVLEKGMTVLNTATGKTERIGRLVEMHANNREEIDRAQAGDIVAIIGMKNVQTGHTLCDPDNPATLEPMVFPDPVISIAIKPKQKGGNEKMGLALSKMVQEDPSFYVETDQESGETIIKGMGELHLDIKVDILKRTHGVEVEVGKPQVAYRESITKVINDSYTHKKQSGGAGQFARIDYTIEPGEPGSGFQFESKVTGGNVPREYWPAVNKGFESSIDKGVLAGFPCVDLKVTLTDGAFHPVDSSAIAYEIAARAGYRQSLPKAGPQLLEPIMNVDVFTPEDHVGDVIGDLNRRRGMIKNQNTTPMGVRIKAEAPLSEMFGYIGDLRTMTSGRGQFSMEFSHYSPCPRNVADEVIKEVKERELAAAK; encoded by the coding sequence ATGAAAAAAGACCTAAGTAAATATAGAAATATAGGCATTTTTGCCCACGTTGATGCGGGTAAAACTACAACCACAGAGAGAATTCTTAAGTTAACTGGTAAAATCCATAAATTAGGGGAAGTACACGAAGGAGCTGCTACCACAGACTTCATGGAACAGGAACAAGAAAGAGGGATTACAATTCAGTCCGCCGCTACATCTTGTTTTTGGAAAGATCACCAATTCAATATTATTGACACTCCTGGACACGTTGACTTTACCATCGAAGTATATCGCTCTTTAAAAGTACTTGATGGTGGTATCGGAGTATTTTGTGGTTCTGGTGGGGTTGAACCTCAGTCCGAAACAAACTGGCGTTATGCGAACGAATCTAAGGTTGCTCGTATTATTTATGTGAATAAATTAGATCGTACTGGGGCTAATTTTTACAATGTGGTTAAGCAGGTAGAAGACATTTTAGCCGCTAAACCTTTGGTTATGGTATTACCCATCGGTATTGAAACTGAATTTAAAGGGGTTGTGGATTTATTAACCCGTAAAGCATGGATTTGGGATGACTCTGGAGATCCAGAAAAATACGTCATTGAGGATGTTCCTGAAGATATGAAAGAAGACGTGGAGATGTACCGTGAACAGTTGATCGAAACTGCGGTAGAGCAAGACGACAGTTTAATGGAAAAATATCTTGAAGGTGAGGAAATTTCCATTGATGAAATTAAAAGTTGCATCCGTAAGGGTACAATGAATCTTTCTTTCTTCCCTACCTATTGTGGTTCTTCTTTCAAAAACAAAGGGGTTCAATTAGTATTGGATGCTGTGGTTGACTATTTACCCGCTCCTAATGAAGTTCCTCCTCAACCCATTGTTGACTTAGAAGGTAATGAAACTGGTGAGTTTGCTAAAGTTGATCCTGATGAATCTTTAAAAGCCTTAGCTTTCAAGATTATGGACGATCGCTATGGTGCTTTAACTTTCACCCGTATTTATTCTGGGGTGTTAGAAAAAGGTATGACGGTCCTAAATACTGCTACTGGTAAAACCGAGCGTATTGGTCGTTTGGTGGAAATGCACGCTAATAACCGTGAAGAAATCGATCGAGCCCAAGCAGGGGACATTGTGGCCATCATCGGGATGAAAAATGTGCAAACTGGTCACACTTTATGTGATCCTGATAATCCTGCAACTCTTGAACCAATGGTATTCCCTGATCCTGTGATTTCTATTGCCATTAAGCCGAAACAAAAAGGTGGTAACGAAAAAATGGGTCTTGCTCTTTCCAAAATGGTACAAGAAGATCCTTCTTTCTACGTTGAAACGGATCAAGAAAGCGGTGAAACCATTATCAAAGGGATGGGTGAATTACACCTTGATATTAAAGTCGATATTCTCAAACGTACTCACGGCGTAGAAGTAGAAGTTGGTAAGCCCCAAGTTGCTTATCGTGAATCTATTACCAAAGTTATCAACGATTCTTATACTCATAAGAAACAGTCTGGTGGTGCAGGTCAATTCGCTCGTATTGATTACACCATCGAACCAGGTGAACCCGGTAGTGGCTTCCAGTTTGAGTCTAAAGTAACTGGTGGTAATGTTCCTCGTGAATACTGGCCTGCGGTTAACAAAGGTTTTGAGTCTAGTATTGATAAAGGTGTCCTCGCTGGTTTCCCCTGTGTGGATTTGAAAGTTACCTTAACTGATGGTGCTTTCCACCCCGTTGACTCAAGTGCGATCGCATACGAAATTGCCGCCAGAGCAGGTTATCGTCAATCTTTACCCAAAGCAGGTCCTCAGTTACTAGAACCCATTATGAATGTGGATGTATTTACTCCTGAAGATCATGTGGGGGATGTTATTGGTGATCTTAACCGTCGTCGTGGTATGATTAAAAACCAAAACACTACTCCTATGGGTGTCAGAATCAAAGCTGAAGCTCCTTTAAGCGAAATGTTTGGTTATATCGGTGACTTAAGAACTATGACTTCTGGCCGTGGTCAATTCTCCATGGAATTTTCTCACTATTCACCTTGTCCTAGAAATGTTGCTGATGAGGTAATTAAAGAAGTTAAGGAAAGAGAATTAGCCGCAGCTAAGTAA
- the recG gene encoding ATP-dependent DNA helicase RecG has protein sequence MSRINPEKFDWERIEKALQVESEYGYKNIQGKQYRFSEFLCLTFGEIPPVTNLLIAFRWQETAKKFARYSHLTTVEREDLISQTLNLIGEVKEMIVNKPYYHPVAQEIKPLAVAEVKPPSSSTSAPPVTLKLDDPVTLLKAISVRQGELLKKLQIATIRDLLFYYPRDHIDYGRQVNIKDLVAGETVTIVGKIKKCDCFSSPKNKKLTIFSLIIIDRTGEVKISRFFAGHFYSNRGWQEKMKRQFPRNAIVAASGLVKQNKYGITLENPEFEVLDSQGGNINSLKIGRLLPIYPLTDGIPADVIRNGVMEAMVALPQINDPLPPILKQQYGLMELQEAIARIHYPEDQDQLSHARRRLIFDEFFYLQLGFLQRRQEQKQSRLAVSFTPNGRLIEEFNKILPFSLTNAQQRVIEEIIQDLQSPSPMNRLVQGDVGAGKTIVAVFAILTALQSGYQGALMAPTEVLAEQHYRKIVSWFNMLHLPVELLTGSTKTAKRREIHAQLESGELPLLIGTHALIQDPVQFCNLGLVVIDEQHRFGVQQRAKLLSKGRSPHVLSMTATPIPRTLALTLHGDLDVSQIDELPPGRQPIQTTVLTGKQRPQAYELIKREVAQGRQAYVIFPLIEESEKLDVKAAIAEYEKFSEKIFPNFNVGLLHGRMSSADKDKALNAFRDNHTQIIVSTTVIEVGVDVPNATVMLIENAERFGLSQLHQLRGRVGRGSHKSFCLLVTSSKTPDSIQRLNVLEQSQDGFFISEMDLRLRGPGEVLGSRQSGLPDFALASLVEDQEVLVLAREAAEKILLQDKYMQWENSLKDELERRYQKLIGSEILT, from the coding sequence ATGAGTAGGATTAACCCTGAAAAGTTTGACTGGGAGAGGATAGAAAAAGCCTTACAAGTAGAGTCGGAATATGGCTATAAAAATATTCAAGGAAAACAGTATCGCTTCAGTGAATTTCTTTGTTTAACTTTTGGTGAAATTCCACCCGTCACAAATCTTCTGATAGCTTTTCGTTGGCAAGAAACCGCTAAAAAATTTGCTCGTTATTCTCATCTTACTACCGTTGAAAGGGAAGATTTAATTAGTCAAACCCTTAATTTGATTGGGGAGGTGAAAGAGATGATTGTTAATAAACCTTATTATCATCCTGTAGCACAAGAAATAAAACCTCTGGCAGTGGCTGAAGTAAAGCCTCCTTCTTCTAGTACCTCTGCTCCTCCTGTTACTCTTAAATTAGATGATCCTGTTACTTTACTCAAGGCTATTTCTGTTAGACAAGGGGAGTTGTTGAAAAAGTTGCAAATAGCTACTATTCGAGATCTGCTTTTCTATTATCCCAGAGATCATATTGATTATGGTCGCCAAGTAAATATTAAGGATTTGGTAGCAGGGGAAACCGTTACCATTGTGGGAAAAATCAAAAAATGTGACTGTTTCAGTAGTCCTAAAAATAAGAAGTTAACTATCTTTAGTCTTATTATTATCGATCGCACTGGAGAAGTCAAAATCAGTCGGTTTTTTGCAGGACATTTTTATAGTAATCGGGGATGGCAAGAAAAAATGAAGCGACAATTTCCCCGTAATGCTATCGTGGCGGCTTCGGGTTTGGTGAAACAGAATAAGTATGGTATCACTTTAGAGAATCCTGAGTTTGAGGTGCTAGACTCTCAGGGAGGAAATATTAATTCCCTCAAAATAGGTCGTTTACTGCCCATTTATCCCCTTACTGATGGTATTCCCGCCGATGTAATTCGCAATGGGGTGATGGAAGCGATGGTGGCTTTACCACAAATTAATGATCCTCTTCCCCCTATTCTTAAGCAACAATATGGTTTAATGGAATTGCAAGAGGCGATCGCACGGATTCATTACCCTGAAGATCAAGATCAATTATCCCATGCAAGGCGCAGATTAATCTTTGATGAATTTTTCTATCTGCAACTAGGATTTTTACAGCGAAGACAGGAACAAAAACAGAGCCGTCTAGCGGTGTCATTTACCCCTAATGGTAGGCTAATTGAGGAATTTAACAAAATTTTGCCTTTCAGCCTCACCAACGCTCAACAAAGAGTCATAGAAGAAATAATCCAAGACCTCCAGTCCCCTTCTCCCATGAATCGTTTAGTACAAGGAGATGTAGGGGCAGGTAAAACCATCGTTGCTGTATTTGCCATCTTAACTGCCTTACAATCAGGGTATCAAGGGGCATTAATGGCGCCTACAGAAGTATTAGCAGAACAACATTACCGTAAAATAGTAAGTTGGTTTAATATGCTTCATTTGCCTGTAGAATTGCTCACAGGTTCAACGAAAACCGCTAAACGTCGGGAAATCCATGCCCAACTCGAAAGCGGTGAATTACCCCTTTTAATCGGCACTCACGCCCTGATCCAAGATCCTGTACAATTCTGTAATCTGGGTTTAGTTGTCATCGATGAACAACATCGCTTCGGGGTGCAACAACGGGCAAAATTACTATCCAAAGGGCGATCGCCCCACGTTTTAAGTATGACCGCAACACCGATTCCCCGTACTCTTGCCTTAACCCTTCATGGTGACTTAGATGTGAGTCAAATTGATGAGTTACCCCCCGGCAGACAACCCATTCAAACAACGGTTTTAACAGGGAAACAACGCCCCCAAGCCTACGAATTAATTAAGCGAGAAGTGGCTCAAGGAAGACAGGCTTATGTGATTTTCCCTTTAATTGAAGAATCAGAAAAATTAGATGTCAAAGCTGCGATCGCAGAATATGAAAAGTTTAGCGAAAAAATCTTCCCTAATTTCAATGTTGGCTTATTACACGGAAGAATGTCATCAGCAGACAAAGATAAGGCTTTAAACGCCTTCAGAGATAACCATACCCAAATTATTGTTTCCACAACGGTGATAGAAGTGGGAGTAGATGTACCTAACGCTACGGTCATGTTAATCGAAAATGCGGAACGTTTTGGCTTATCCCAATTACATCAGTTAAGAGGGAGAGTGGGTAGAGGTAGTCATAAATCTTTCTGTTTGCTAGTTACAAGCAGTAAAACCCCTGATAGTATTCAACGCTTAAATGTCCTCGAACAATCTCAAGATGGTTTCTTTATATCCGAAATGGATTTAAGATTAAGAGGACCAGGTGAAGTATTAGGTAGTCGTCAATCGGGTTTGCCAGATTTTGCTCTCGCCAGTTTAGTGGAAGATCAAGAGGTGTTAGTATTGGCAAGGGAAGCGGCGGAAAAAATTTTGTTGCAGGATAAATATATGCAATGGGAGAATAGTCTTAAAGATGAGTTAGAAAGACGTTATCAAAAATTAATCGGCAGTGAAATTTTGACATAG